One genomic window of Candidatus Protochlamydia phocaeensis includes the following:
- a CDS encoding hybrid sensor histidine kinase/response regulator, protein MDKSEEEFLAKLLKTYKIESQDLIKQLTDHLLALESHPGREDSALIDAIFREAHSLKGSSRAVDFYQIEKVCQSMEDVLGAWKQGEIKATSSLFDTLHTTVDWISQAIQEANSVEKAEDPKKIETLIHQLKQHIEKPAPPSPAPSEDQVFVPIKETPIQIPEETAHPSSLSPLQEEWKPISDSTIRVSSLKLTLLLRQVEEILSVKFISDQHILSLQALKQNLDIWEKEWRLNQENIKGLSNAQAQSWKAKELLFKDLEGGFECFFKEMNRQLDQSLKQMEQDHFTVSALVDRLLDETKQILMQPFSTMLAPFPKMVREIARSLKKEAILECTGKDIEIDKRILEELKEPFIHLIRNSLDHGIEQPEERIKKGKSSSGTIRIDISSISSQQVEIVLADDGGGIDLEKVKQSALKQGSLTQKEAQRLDEQQVINLIFQSGLSTSPRISELSGRGIGMSIIIEKIERLGGQLSIETAKDKGTAFRMVFPLTLATFRGLHIQAGKQDFILPTQYVAKVLPFASQKRNFIEGHSLFAFEDQNIPYASLARILGLDNASSIDQALPFILIIQSAHMLAAIGVEDVLNEKEILIRDLGKQLLHVQHIAASTIDESGQVILILDPFELTKSILKDAHSPLSSPHSATILVADDSPTMCELLKRELESAGYRVVLAKDGREAIEKLNSQFIDLLISDIEMPVLNGFELVKHIRNAPLFKYLPIILCTSLTNQTDYDYGLAIGANAYFFKKDLKRNALLDTIKKLLEIQ, encoded by the coding sequence ATGGACAAAAGCGAAGAAGAGTTTTTAGCCAAGCTCTTAAAGACTTATAAAATTGAAAGCCAAGATCTTATTAAACAGCTGACAGATCATCTACTAGCCCTTGAAAGTCATCCTGGCCGAGAAGACAGCGCTTTGATAGACGCTATTTTCCGCGAGGCCCACAGCTTAAAGGGGTCATCACGCGCGGTTGACTTTTATCAAATTGAAAAGGTTTGCCAATCAATGGAAGATGTCTTGGGAGCTTGGAAGCAAGGAGAAATCAAAGCGACTTCATCCTTATTTGATACTTTACATACAACAGTGGATTGGATTAGCCAAGCCATCCAAGAGGCAAATAGTGTTGAAAAGGCAGAAGATCCCAAAAAAATAGAAACGCTTATCCATCAGCTCAAACAGCATATAGAAAAGCCCGCCCCTCCTTCGCCCGCTCCTTCAGAAGATCAAGTTTTCGTCCCTATAAAAGAAACGCCTATTCAAATTCCTGAAGAAACAGCCCATCCCTCTTCGCTCAGCCCTTTACAAGAAGAATGGAAGCCCATTTCAGATTCAACAATTCGCGTCTCTTCCTTAAAATTGACGCTTCTGCTTAGACAGGTGGAAGAGATACTTTCTGTGAAATTTATTTCAGATCAGCATATTCTATCCCTCCAAGCACTTAAGCAAAATCTCGACATATGGGAAAAAGAGTGGAGGCTAAATCAGGAAAACATCAAGGGGCTTTCTAATGCTCAAGCTCAGTCTTGGAAAGCAAAAGAATTACTTTTCAAGGATTTGGAAGGCGGCTTTGAATGTTTTTTTAAAGAAATGAACCGCCAGCTTGATCAGAGCCTCAAGCAAATGGAACAAGACCATTTTACCGTCAGCGCCTTAGTCGATCGCTTATTGGATGAGACCAAACAAATCTTAATGCAGCCTTTTTCAACCATGCTAGCGCCCTTTCCAAAAATGGTCAGAGAAATCGCCCGATCTTTGAAGAAAGAAGCGATTTTGGAGTGTACAGGAAAAGACATTGAAATCGACAAGCGAATCTTAGAAGAATTAAAGGAGCCATTTATTCATCTTATCCGCAACAGCCTTGACCACGGAATCGAACAGCCCGAAGAACGGATAAAGAAAGGTAAATCTTCTTCAGGAACTATTCGAATCGATATTTCTTCCATTAGCAGCCAACAAGTTGAGATTGTTTTGGCGGACGATGGCGGTGGAATCGATTTGGAAAAAGTCAAGCAATCAGCTTTAAAGCAAGGCTCCTTGACCCAGAAGGAGGCACAGCGTTTGGACGAACAGCAGGTCATAAATTTGATCTTTCAATCAGGATTATCGACAAGCCCGCGCATCTCTGAGCTATCGGGGCGGGGAATAGGCATGAGCATTATTATAGAAAAAATTGAGCGATTGGGAGGCCAGCTATCAATTGAAACAGCCAAAGACAAAGGCACTGCTTTTCGCATGGTTTTTCCTCTTACATTAGCAACTTTTAGAGGCCTCCATATTCAAGCAGGTAAACAAGATTTTATTTTGCCTACTCAATACGTCGCCAAAGTCCTTCCTTTTGCCTCCCAGAAGAGGAATTTTATTGAAGGGCACTCATTATTCGCTTTTGAAGATCAAAACATTCCTTATGCTTCTTTAGCCCGCATCCTAGGGCTTGACAACGCTTCTTCCATCGATCAAGCGCTGCCATTTATTCTTATCATTCAGTCCGCGCATATGCTTGCCGCCATTGGAGTTGAGGATGTGCTGAATGAAAAAGAAATATTAATAAGAGATTTGGGGAAGCAGCTTTTACATGTTCAACACATTGCAGCTTCTACAATTGACGAATCCGGTCAAGTCATTCTCATTTTAGATCCCTTTGAGCTAACTAAATCTATTCTTAAGGACGCTCATTCCCCTTTATCTTCCCCTCATTCGGCTACCATTTTAGTTGCCGACGACTCGCCTACGATGTGCGAACTCTTAAAAAGAGAATTGGAATCAGCGGGCTATCGCGTGGTCTTAGCTAAAGATGGCCGCGAAGCCATCGAAAAGCTAAATAGCCAATTCATTGACTTATTGATTTCTGATATAGAAATGCCTGTCCTAAATGGATTTGAACTCGTCAAGCATATAAGAAATGCGCCGCTTTTTAAATATTTGCCTATCATCTTATGTACGTCTTTAACCAATCAAACTGATTATGATTATGGACTAGCAATAGGAGCAAACGCTTATTTTTTCAAAAAAGATTTAAAAAGGAATGCCTTATTAGATACAATTAAAAAATTATTAGAGATTCAATAA
- the cheB gene encoding chemotaxis-specific protein-glutamate methyltransferase CheB: MMAPIQVLIVDDSAVSRDLLAHIIESDPSLEVIGKAENGEEALQFIEKRNPDIVLMDIVMPKMDGFEATRKIMERSPLPIVIVTGLYNPKEVKQGYRALSAGALAILGKPAGLRDPKYAEISHSLIQAIKVLANVKIKRPPLTSLSMASPATPSLFMQPSVSSFHAIGIGASIGGPQALSTILSSLPSNFPVPIIALQQLSTDFNQGLADWLASSCNLNIKLPEEGEKLTPGTVYICPHDCHLEIDEHKGIKLIKPSTQEDACPSINRLFKSMAKHMGAKSIGVLLSGSGNDGVEGVLDIKKAGGVSIIQDEESSLMFDKPQQAIQAGAANQVVPLQQIATTLESLIKIK, translated from the coding sequence ATGATGGCCCCTATTCAGGTTTTGATTGTCGACGATTCTGCAGTGTCTAGAGATTTGCTTGCCCATATCATTGAATCGGATCCTTCCCTAGAAGTCATAGGAAAAGCAGAAAACGGCGAGGAAGCGCTCCAATTTATTGAGAAGCGAAACCCCGATATTGTTTTGATGGACATTGTCATGCCCAAAATGGATGGCTTTGAAGCCACACGAAAAATCATGGAACGCTCTCCTCTCCCAATTGTTATTGTCACAGGTCTTTATAATCCCAAAGAAGTCAAACAAGGCTATCGCGCCCTTAGTGCCGGAGCGCTCGCCATTTTAGGAAAACCGGCAGGGTTGCGAGATCCGAAGTATGCTGAAATTTCCCATTCGCTTATACAAGCCATTAAAGTTTTGGCAAACGTTAAAATTAAACGTCCGCCCTTGACATCGCTCTCTATGGCTTCCCCGGCAACTCCTTCGCTTTTCATGCAACCATCGGTGTCCTCCTTTCATGCGATTGGAATTGGCGCTTCTATCGGAGGCCCTCAAGCTTTATCTACTATTCTCTCTTCTTTGCCTTCTAACTTTCCCGTTCCCATCATAGCATTGCAGCAGCTTTCAACAGATTTTAATCAAGGGTTGGCCGATTGGCTAGCCTCTTCTTGCAATCTTAACATCAAGCTACCTGAAGAAGGAGAAAAATTAACTCCCGGAACAGTCTATATTTGCCCACATGATTGCCATTTAGAGATCGATGAACACAAAGGCATCAAGCTTATTAAGCCATCCACTCAGGAAGACGCATGCCCGTCCATTAACCGTTTATTCAAGTCAATGGCAAAACACATGGGCGCTAAATCTATCGGGGTGCTTTTATCGGGCTCAGGAAATGACGGTGTGGAAGGGGTTCTCGATATTAAAAAAGCGGGTGGCGTATCTATTATCCAAGACGAGGAAAGCAGCTTGATGTTCGATAAACCGCAGCAGGCCATTCAAGCAGGCGCAGCCAATCAAGTCGTCCCCCTACAGCAAATTGCTACGACTTTAGAATCTCTTATTAAAATAAAATAG
- a CDS encoding host attachment protein, which produces MKKDSWLIVANSSLARIFKIEKKHALVEMEVLEHPESRLHNRDLTSDKPGRDFESTGFARHSLEPHSTPKEQEFNNFAKHIAHYLDNALNKGEFERLYISASPNLLGLLRRALHPSTQKTISGELDKDMTQMKPDEIANHLPFLF; this is translated from the coding sequence ATGAAAAAAGATTCATGGTTGATTGTCGCAAATAGCAGCTTAGCCCGTATTTTCAAAATAGAGAAAAAGCATGCTTTAGTAGAAATGGAAGTCCTGGAACATCCTGAGAGCCGTTTGCATAATCGAGATCTTACATCGGACAAGCCTGGGCGAGATTTTGAAAGCACAGGATTTGCACGCCATAGTTTAGAGCCACATTCAACTCCGAAAGAACAAGAATTTAATAATTTTGCCAAGCACATTGCCCATTATTTAGATAATGCTTTAAATAAAGGAGAATTTGAGCGCCTCTATATCTCCGCAAGCCCTAATTTATTAGGCCTATTAAGGAGAGCGCTTCACCCCTCAACCCAGAAAACGATTAGCGGAGAATTAGACAAAGATATGACTCAGATGAAGCCCGATGAAATTGCAAATCATTTGCCCTTTCTTTTTTAG
- a CDS encoding DUF2156 domain-containing protein — MRKESLDLSHQPLLSAKFRSLQVDLAEYTFANLYLFRQLHRYEVIFGEEIIIQGYTRDGFRYIMPTFIPTQQSIPFLKEQLEQADFLFPIPEIWMNVFYPILSQASFKEEDSDYLFQKSKLASYPGRHLSKKRNLVKQFCSQYVVETRPLTTENKNDALAILKRWQDEQQAGQEETDYTACQEAIEKLELLGLNGGLTYADQQPSGFFIGEPLSASCYTVHFTKALKQFKGIYQYLYQELANSLASPFSWINLEQDLGSSTIRQAKHSYQPDRLAHKMRVQLFPHEARKTASIKNIQF, encoded by the coding sequence ATGCGCAAAGAATCATTAGATCTATCCCATCAGCCTCTTCTTTCTGCTAAGTTTCGCTCTCTTCAAGTCGATTTAGCCGAATACACATTTGCCAATCTTTATCTATTCAGGCAGCTTCATCGCTATGAAGTTATCTTTGGCGAAGAAATTATTATTCAAGGATATACAAGAGATGGATTCCGCTATATAATGCCGACCTTTATCCCTACGCAGCAATCGATTCCTTTCCTAAAAGAACAGCTAGAGCAGGCTGATTTTTTATTTCCCATTCCTGAAATATGGATGAACGTTTTTTACCCCATCCTTTCTCAGGCCTCGTTTAAGGAGGAAGATAGCGATTATCTGTTCCAAAAGTCTAAATTAGCTTCTTATCCAGGGAGGCATTTAAGCAAGAAACGCAACCTTGTCAAACAATTTTGCTCTCAATATGTCGTTGAGACCCGTCCCCTAACCACCGAGAATAAAAATGACGCTTTAGCCATCCTTAAAAGATGGCAAGACGAGCAGCAGGCTGGCCAAGAAGAAACAGACTATACAGCCTGCCAAGAGGCTATTGAGAAATTAGAATTGCTTGGCCTCAATGGCGGCCTCACCTACGCCGATCAACAGCCAAGCGGATTTTTCATTGGCGAACCCCTTAGTGCAAGTTGCTACACTGTCCATTTCACCAAAGCTCTTAAGCAATTTAAGGGTATTTATCAATATCTTTATCAAGAATTGGCGAATTCCCTTGCTTCTCCATTCTCATGGATCAATTTAGAGCAAGACTTGGGATCGTCAACTATTCGGCAAGCGAAGCATTCCTATCAACCTGATAGACTTGCCCATAAAATGCGTGTCCAACTTTTCCCTCACGAAGCAAGAAAAACGGCATCGATTAAAAACATTCAATTTTAG
- the speA gene encoding biosynthetic arginine decarboxylase, translating to MNGWNLAQNQNVYWTHTWGQPYFSINENGHVVVKPHSDGQEGDLFELVKSLVQRGIEAPILIRFDDIIRDRIRYLQAAFDSAIEEFNYQNSYRIAYPIKVNPQCHVVELIEQAGRPNHLGLEVGSKPELISVLTFNNNLEALLLCNGYKDAEYIELALLARKLGRRSIIIIEQPYELPLVLDIAKRLNVEAELGFRMKLSTKGSGRWKTSGGDLAKFGLNTHEIVLCLEQLQQAQKTSWLKLLHFHIGSQITSIESIKKALNEAARMYTELAQVCPSLSFFDAGGGLGVDYDGSKTTSDSSMNYSVEEYARDVVSAIGEACQKAELPHPTIITESGRALVAHHAVLITEVIDVAPMLNPHESIPTPPTDHEILANLYQLYHNLSPEGCQEALHDANELKEAMLESFMHGNVNLMERAYAEKIYRHLIAKIHFLAKELPYVPEDIENLDQILFDTYFCNFSVFQSLPDSWAIEQLFPIMPIHRLKEEPKRRAILADLSCDSDGKIDRFVSRRGPKHYIPLHEFKNEPYYVGIFLTGAYQEILGGLHNLFGDANAVHVGLDSEGQWEVKHVVEGDSIEEVLRYVQYNPEQLIKQLRNLIEKALRAGRLSNEESAKLQKRFKESLESYTYLIV from the coding sequence GTGAACGGTTGGAATTTAGCTCAAAATCAAAATGTTTATTGGACTCATACGTGGGGACAGCCCTATTTTAGCATTAACGAGAATGGCCATGTTGTCGTTAAGCCTCATTCCGACGGCCAAGAAGGCGATTTATTCGAATTGGTCAAGTCGCTTGTTCAACGCGGCATTGAAGCTCCTATTCTTATACGTTTCGACGATATTATTCGCGATAGAATCCGTTATCTCCAAGCAGCATTTGATTCAGCAATAGAAGAGTTCAATTATCAAAACTCGTATCGAATTGCTTATCCCATTAAGGTCAACCCACAATGCCATGTTGTGGAATTAATTGAACAAGCGGGACGTCCGAACCACTTAGGTTTGGAAGTGGGCAGCAAGCCAGAGCTTATCTCCGTTCTGACATTTAATAACAATTTAGAAGCCCTTTTGCTTTGCAATGGATATAAAGATGCTGAATATATTGAGCTTGCCTTACTTGCAAGAAAACTTGGCAGGCGTTCAATTATTATTATTGAGCAGCCTTACGAACTTCCTCTTGTCCTAGACATTGCTAAACGCTTAAATGTTGAAGCTGAATTAGGCTTTCGCATGAAGCTTTCGACCAAAGGCAGCGGCCGCTGGAAAACATCCGGCGGAGACTTGGCAAAATTCGGCTTAAATACCCATGAGATCGTTTTGTGCCTGGAGCAGCTGCAACAAGCCCAAAAGACTTCTTGGCTGAAGCTTTTGCATTTTCACATCGGCAGTCAAATCACCTCTATTGAATCAATCAAGAAGGCGTTAAATGAAGCTGCGAGGATGTATACAGAATTGGCACAAGTGTGCCCCTCATTAAGCTTTTTTGATGCGGGAGGAGGGCTTGGAGTCGATTATGACGGTTCTAAAACGACATCGGACTCTTCGATGAATTATTCCGTTGAAGAATATGCTAGAGATGTCGTTTCAGCCATTGGAGAAGCCTGCCAGAAGGCCGAACTGCCTCATCCGACAATTATTACCGAATCAGGACGTGCTTTAGTTGCCCATCATGCTGTTTTGATCACAGAAGTCATTGATGTTGCTCCTATGCTAAATCCGCACGAATCCATTCCGACACCCCCGACAGATCATGAAATCTTAGCTAATTTATACCAGCTTTATCACAATCTTTCGCCTGAAGGATGCCAGGAAGCCTTGCATGATGCCAATGAGTTGAAAGAAGCCATGCTGGAAAGCTTTATGCATGGAAATGTTAATTTGATGGAAAGAGCATATGCTGAAAAAATTTACCGTCATTTAATTGCTAAAATTCATTTTCTTGCAAAAGAGCTTCCTTATGTGCCGGAAGATATTGAGAATTTAGACCAAATTTTATTCGATACTTATTTTTGCAATTTCTCGGTCTTTCAATCTCTTCCAGATTCGTGGGCGATTGAGCAGCTTTTCCCCATCATGCCGATCCATCGTCTGAAAGAAGAGCCTAAAAGGCGCGCCATTTTGGCAGACCTTAGCTGCGATAGCGATGGAAAAATCGATCGTTTCGTCAGCCGAAGAGGGCCTAAGCATTATATTCCCCTACATGAATTTAAAAACGAGCCTTATTATGTAGGCATTTTTCTGACGGGGGCCTATCAAGAAATTTTAGGCGGTCTGCATAATTTATTCGGCGATGCCAATGCCGTGCATGTTGGGTTGGACTCAGAAGGCCAATGGGAAGTTAAACATGTCGTCGAGGGGGACTCCATAGAAGAGGTGCTTCGCTATGTTCAATATAACCCTGAACAATTGATTAAGCAATTGCGCAATTTGATTGAAAAAGCCCTGCGCGCCGGACGCCTTTCAAATGAAGAATCCGCTAAGCTTCAAAAACGCTTCAAGGAGTCTTTGGAAAGCTATACTTATCTTATTGTATAA
- a CDS encoding deoxyhypusine synthase family protein, translated as MSIREFMRRNFRHFNAAVCVDAAEGWMAHLDKGGKMLVTLAGAMSTAELGISLAEMIRQDKVHAISCTGANLEEDIFNLVAHTHYERVPHYRYLTAEDELALLKKGMNRVTDTCIPEDTAIRRIENEVLDLWKKADETKQRYFPYEFMYQLLDSGQLERYYEIDPKDSWLMAAKEKNLPIWTPGWEDSTLGNIFVSHVISGDLSNYSIVKSGAEQMGTLVDWYKQTCPTSSIGFFQIGGGIAGDFPICVVPLIRQDLQEKVPLWGYFCQISDSTTSFGSYSGAVPNEKITWGKLDAKTPSFLIESDASIVAPLIFNYVLGK; from the coding sequence ATGAGCATTCGTGAATTTATGCGTCGCAATTTTAGACACTTTAATGCAGCTGTCTGCGTTGATGCCGCAGAAGGGTGGATGGCGCATTTAGATAAAGGCGGCAAAATGCTGGTCACTTTAGCAGGGGCGATGAGCACGGCAGAGCTTGGCATTTCTTTAGCCGAAATGATCAGGCAAGATAAAGTCCATGCCATCTCTTGCACAGGAGCGAACCTTGAAGAGGATATTTTTAATTTAGTCGCTCATACGCACTATGAAAGAGTTCCGCATTATCGCTATTTGACGGCAGAAGATGAGCTTGCACTTCTCAAGAAAGGAATGAATCGTGTCACCGATACTTGCATACCCGAAGACACAGCCATTCGCCGCATTGAAAATGAAGTATTAGACTTATGGAAAAAAGCCGATGAAACTAAACAGCGCTATTTTCCCTATGAATTCATGTACCAGCTGCTTGATTCAGGCCAGCTAGAGCGTTACTATGAAATTGATCCAAAAGATTCCTGGCTAATGGCTGCCAAGGAAAAAAATCTGCCTATTTGGACGCCCGGCTGGGAAGATTCGACGTTGGGCAATATTTTTGTCTCACATGTCATCTCGGGAGATCTTAGCAATTATTCCATTGTCAAATCAGGTGCCGAGCAAATGGGAACATTAGTCGACTGGTATAAACAAACATGCCCCACCTCTTCGATTGGGTTTTTCCAAATCGGGGGAGGAATCGCGGGAGATTTCCCTATTTGTGTCGTTCCTCTTATTAGGCAAGACCTTCAAGAAAAGGTTCCTCTTTGGGGATACTTCTGTCAAATTAGCGACAGCACCACTTCTTTTGGCTCGTATAGTGGAGCGGTTCCCAATGAAAAAATTACATGGGGAAAATTGGATGCCAAGACGCCTAGCTTCTTGATTGAATCCGATGCATCGATTGTTGCCCCCTTAATCTTTAATTATGTGCTAGGCAAGTAA
- a CDS encoding cupin domain-containing protein, giving the protein MKAFDNPQSVVLKAGEGPIFSTQQNTYQIKLMAAHTDGEWAFIEQTIEPGCPPPPIHLHQTFSESFYILEGKLDVFFNDQWLQAGPGTFILVPPNVYHTLANKGQERTKILIFYHPAGFENFYEEWVKLRNRYPNWPPEDKEVLKSFFEQFDVTLLPSEN; this is encoded by the coding sequence ATGAAGGCCTTTGATAATCCTCAATCTGTTGTTCTCAAAGCCGGCGAAGGGCCTATCTTTTCGACGCAGCAAAATACTTATCAAATTAAATTGATGGCTGCGCATACGGATGGAGAGTGGGCTTTTATTGAGCAAACTATCGAGCCCGGCTGTCCTCCTCCTCCTATCCATTTGCACCAGACTTTTAGCGAGTCCTTTTATATTTTAGAAGGAAAGCTAGATGTTTTCTTTAACGATCAATGGTTGCAAGCGGGGCCTGGAACGTTTATTCTCGTGCCCCCTAATGTTTATCATACTTTGGCTAACAAGGGGCAAGAAAGAACGAAAATATTGATTTTTTATCATCCGGCAGGATTTGAAAATTTTTATGAGGAATGGGTAAAATTGCGCAACCGCTACCCAAACTGGCCGCCTGAAGATAAAGAGGTTCTTAAGTCATTTTTTGAGCAGTTTGATGTGACGCTTCTGCCTTCAGAAAACTAG
- a CDS encoding APC family permease, translating to MKSNDSKKMGLISIILLGINGIIGSGIFLLPGKVSSLVGSASLFVYGFVTLLVLAIAWCFAQCSALFNRSGGAYIYAKEAFGEFIGFEIGLMRWIIGVTAWASLIVGFITALSSIWPDVLQEPVRSLLILGIAGSLGILNIIGGVRILKYLNNMITVAKLLPLVFFVVVGVFYMDQANFASLSSLEWETGAFGASALVIFYAFGGFETLVVAAGEMKNPKKNLPIAVMVVIGFCSLLYILVQMISIGILGSALDDNPTPIAHAANEIVGSTGQWIVMSAMLVSIGGVNISASFITPRSGVALAEDGMIPRWIAYKGGFDTPIWAILLTLGMTAVIALSGSFTQLVTISVVSRFAQYASTCLAVIVFYKRGWLPSSSVKKVLYIAIPLVALTGIFWLLLHATAFQIVWGLGALFFGVPLYFLRTKFNPSEVAQSVVSL from the coding sequence ATGAAGTCGAATGACAGTAAAAAAATGGGGCTGATCAGTATTATTTTGCTGGGAATTAACGGCATTATCGGTTCGGGGATTTTCCTCTTACCGGGCAAAGTCTCATCGCTTGTTGGAAGTGCAAGTTTGTTTGTTTATGGCTTTGTGACCCTGCTTGTCTTAGCGATTGCCTGGTGTTTTGCTCAATGCTCCGCTCTTTTCAATCGCAGTGGAGGGGCTTATATCTACGCTAAAGAGGCTTTTGGAGAATTTATTGGTTTTGAAATCGGCCTTATGCGATGGATCATTGGTGTAACCGCTTGGGCCTCCCTAATCGTCGGCTTTATTACGGCTTTGAGTTCTATTTGGCCGGACGTTTTGCAAGAGCCTGTCCGTAGTTTGCTTATTTTAGGAATAGCAGGAAGCTTAGGGATATTAAATATTATAGGCGGTGTGCGCATTCTTAAATATTTGAATAATATGATTACAGTTGCCAAGCTTTTGCCATTAGTATTCTTCGTAGTAGTGGGCGTTTTTTATATGGATCAGGCAAATTTTGCCTCTCTTTCCTCTTTAGAATGGGAAACAGGCGCATTTGGCGCGTCTGCTTTGGTTATTTTTTATGCATTTGGCGGTTTCGAGACATTGGTCGTTGCTGCGGGGGAAATGAAAAATCCCAAGAAAAACTTGCCTATTGCCGTTATGGTTGTGATTGGCTTTTGTTCCTTACTTTATATTCTTGTGCAAATGATCTCTATAGGTATATTAGGTTCCGCATTAGATGATAATCCCACTCCCATTGCCCATGCCGCCAATGAAATTGTTGGATCAACGGGACAATGGATTGTCATGTCTGCCATGTTAGTCTCAATTGGAGGGGTCAATATCTCAGCCTCTTTTATTACGCCAAGGAGCGGAGTGGCTTTGGCAGAAGATGGGATGATTCCGCGCTGGATTGCCTATAAGGGAGGTTTTGATACGCCTATTTGGGCCATTCTTTTAACTTTGGGAATGACGGCAGTGATCGCTTTGTCTGGAAGTTTTACTCAGTTAGTGACAATCAGTGTTGTCTCTCGTTTTGCTCAGTATGCATCGACTTGCCTGGCTGTCATTGTTTTTTATAAGAGAGGATGGCTGCCTTCTTCTTCTGTGAAGAAAGTCCTCTATATAGCCATTCCGTTAGTTGCCTTGACTGGAATTTTTTGGCTGCTTTTGCATGCGACGGCTTTTCAAATCGTATGGGGGCTTGGAGCCTTATTTTTTGGGGTGCCTTTATACTTTTTGCGAACAAAGTTCAATCCAAGTGAAGTGGCTCAATCAGTCGTTTCTCTTTAA
- a CDS encoding gamma-glutamyl-gamma-aminobutyrate hydrolase family protein, producing MKTHVIKRPVIGISASLLTIETGCFRGRERAYVGQDYIKAIHQAGAIPMILPIISGNEAIWQQLTLIDGLLLSGGYDVHPHFYGEEPDRLLQDIYPARDEYEIKLVHYADQMGKPILGICRGLQLLNVAFGGSLYQDVSYYTSSVLKHSQQAGVEVSSHSVEILEGTKLKTILEKPAILTNSFHHQAIKQLAPGWQMNARTKDGLIEGAEKMGDSFVLGVQWHPELMIEKRSDIFRLFLYFVARAAERMER from the coding sequence ATGAAAACACATGTCATTAAAAGACCGGTCATCGGAATTTCTGCCAGTTTATTGACAATTGAGACAGGATGTTTTAGGGGAAGAGAACGCGCTTATGTTGGACAAGACTATATCAAAGCGATTCATCAGGCAGGCGCCATTCCGATGATTTTGCCCATTATTTCCGGAAATGAAGCGATTTGGCAACAGTTAACCTTAATTGATGGTCTTTTATTATCTGGCGGGTACGATGTCCATCCTCATTTTTATGGCGAAGAACCGGATCGGTTATTGCAAGATATTTATCCGGCTCGGGATGAATATGAAATTAAATTAGTCCATTATGCTGATCAAATGGGCAAGCCTATTTTGGGAATTTGCCGGGGGCTTCAATTGCTTAATGTCGCTTTTGGCGGTTCGCTTTATCAAGACGTTTCTTATTACACCTCCTCTGTTCTAAAACACTCGCAGCAAGCAGGTGTAGAGGTATCCTCTCATAGTGTAGAAATTTTAGAGGGAACAAAATTAAAAACAATTTTAGAAAAGCCCGCTATTTTAACTAATAGCTTTCATCACCAAGCGATTAAACAGCTTGCACCTGGCTGGCAAATGAATGCCCGAACAAAGGATGGGTTGATAGAAGGCGCAGAGAAAATGGGCGATTCTTTTGTATTAGGCGTCCAATGGCATCCGGAGTTAATGATTGAAAAACGGTCTGATATCTTTAGACTCTTTCTTTATTTTGTGGCAAGAGCCGCAGAAAGGATGGAAAGATGA
- a CDS encoding GNAT family N-acetyltransferase: MDSPFSLPTLICLKTERLFLRTPQALDALPLTNFELRNQAYLRPWASSTGEDVFSLEAWQKKLCLWEQEQQQGLSLRFLFFQEQNPDFMIGSCHFTQIFRGAFQACYLGYKLDQHFQGQGLMFEALRASIGYVFTTLNLHRIMANYIPSNTRSAKLLDRLHFVIEGYAKNYLLIDGCWQDHVLASLTNVNWHP, translated from the coding sequence ATGGATTCCCCTTTTTCTCTTCCCACTCTGATTTGCCTTAAAACTGAGAGGCTTTTTTTAAGGACTCCTCAAGCACTTGATGCTTTGCCTTTAACAAATTTTGAGCTGCGCAATCAAGCTTATTTAAGGCCTTGGGCCTCTTCTACAGGAGAAGATGTCTTTTCACTTGAAGCCTGGCAAAAAAAGCTTTGCCTCTGGGAGCAAGAGCAGCAACAAGGCCTTTCGCTGCGTTTTTTATTCTTTCAAGAGCAAAATCCCGATTTTATGATTGGCTCTTGCCATTTTACGCAAATTTTTAGAGGAGCTTTTCAAGCCTGCTATCTCGGCTACAAGCTGGATCAACATTTCCAAGGGCAAGGACTCATGTTTGAGGCTCTTCGGGCTTCTATAGGATATGTATTTACCACTTTGAATCTTCATCGCATCATGGCCAATTATATCCCCTCCAATACACGAAGCGCCAAGCTTTTGGATCGCCTTCATTTTGTCATTGAAGGCTATGCCAAAAATTACCTCTTAATCGATGGATGCTGGCAAGATCATGTACTCGCTTCTTTGACAAATGTCAATTGGCACCCCTAA